AAGAATTAGTCTTAGAATTAGGGGGAAAAGATCCAGCCTTAGTTTTAGGGGATGCTAACTTAGCTAAAACAGTTAAAGAAATAATGGCTGGGGCCTTTTCATACTCAGGGCAGCGTTGTACAGCAATTAAAAGGGTATTAGTCGTCGAAGAAGTTGCTGACGAATTAGTTAGCATGTTAAAAACAGAAGTTGAAAAATTAACAGTTGGCTCACCGCTAGATAATGCCACAGTGATTCCAATTATTGACGAAAAATCAGCTGATTTTGTTCAAGAGTTAATTGATGATGCTTTAATACATCAAGCAAAATTAGTGACAGGTAATATTTGCCAAGGAAATTTGTTAGCCCCAACATTGCTTGACCATGTGACAACAGCGATGAAGTTAGCATGAGAAGAGCCTTTTGGCCCTGTTTTACCAGTTATTCGTTGTAAATCAGTTGCCGAAATGGTTAAAATTGCTAATGATTCTAATTTTGCCTTACAAGCAAGTATTTTTACAAATAAGTTAGATCACGCCTTTTTAATCGCTGATCAATTAGAAACAGGAACGGTAAATATTAATAGTAAATCTCAACGTGGCCCAGACTCATTCCCATTTTTAGGAATTAAAGATTCAGGACAAGGAGTACAAGGAATTCGCGAAACTATTAATTCTGTAACACGCTTAAAAGGTTTAGTAATTAATTACTAAACAAGAAAAAACTGATTTATTATCAGTTTTTTTATTTTTAAGTAAAAAGACTAAGATAATTTAGTTTTTCGGGAGAGGCTTTCTTTTTTAAATATTTATGATATATTATATTCATAAGTAGGTGAGAATATGGAACATAAAGATAGTAATATGACATTACGCGAAGAAAAAATTGAACAACGCTTAAATGAACTAATGCAAACAGTTAGTGATATTAATTTAGACATTAGTGATTTACAAGAAAGAGCTAGTTTAAAAAATAGTGCCGTCAAAGATGATTATGATAGCATTTCAGAAGAGGTTCAAGCTGTGGAAACAGAAATTTCCGAACTTGAATATAAGTTTACAATTTCAGAAATTTCATTGTACTTAATATTCTTAAACTTAAAACTATCATTTAATATCTTAAAAAATAAACTAGAAGTAACTAATTATTTAATTAAACTATTTTACGAATAATTAGTTTATTTTTTTTATGGTAAAAGAAAGAAGGGGTTATTATTATGGATTTAAAAACAACAAAATTACTATTTTCGGATAATATTGAACATTTGTTAAGTGAGTTTCAACAAGCAAAGGGTTATATTATTTATTTTTTTCCAAAAGCAAATACTAGTGCTTGTACCTTAGAAACAGTTGAATATAATAGGCTTTATGATCAATTTATGCAAGCAGGATATAGTGTAATTGGGGTTAGCCGCGATGTACCAAAAAAACAACAACAATTTAAATTATCAAATAATATCAAATTTCCATTAGTATGTGATGTTGATTCACAATTATGTAATACTTTTAATGTTTTAAAACAAAAGAAAATGTTTAATAATACTTTTATGGGAATTGAACGTAGTACTTTTATGCTTGATAATGATTTTAATATTCTACATGAATGACGAAATGTTAAAGCGGTTGAGCATATCAGCGATGTTCTAAAATTAATTTAAATCTATAATTATTAAAAATCAACCAATGGGAGTCTAAATGAAAATACTATCACAAAATGAATTAAAATTACGCTATGAAAATCTATGAAAAGCAGTTTTCATCTATTCTTTACCAACAATTTTTGTTATGACAATTTCAGCATCTTATCCGCTAATTGATAAGTTAATTTCGTTGGCGTTTGTAACACAAAATGTCCTGGATTATCAACCATATCTTGAATGATATAAAAATAATATTAACGTCAATAATGGCATTTTATCGGAACAAATTGCAAAAGAATTTGTTAATATTGCGACCCAAGTTTCTTCCCAAATCTATAACTTGTTATTTTCCTTTGCTGTTTTAACTGCTTTAGGAGCATCAATTTCGTTTTCTTATCGCTATGGTCAAGTTAACCGCGAAGAGGCTAAAATTATTTCTGGTAATTCCATGACAATTACAGTTCTTTTTTCTCTTTTTGCTGGTCTTTTTGTTTTCACCTTAGTTTATCCAAAATGAGATAATATCATTATTTTTATCCAATTATCAAAAAAAGGGGCATGAATCATCCAAGATTTAACCTGACGTTATATTTGACCAATGTTAATTGCTAGCCCATTAATGTTTATTAACTTTTTATTATTAACTTTATTAGGAGCCGATGGTAAAGGGAAATGAGCTGCTTTAATTACCGTCTTATCAATTCCTATCAATGCTGTTTTTGCAATTATTTTTGTTAAGGCAGGTCACTTATTATTAGAAGGGGCAATCTTAGGAACAATTGTTTCGTGAGCTATTTCGATTGCAATTAGTATGACTATTATATATAAAAACCATGATTCATATTTACGTTTTCGCTGACATGATCTTTACATTTTGAAAAAAAATAATCTTAAAAAAATCTTTCAGTTAGGATTACCATCGTTTTTAAATAACCTAGCAATTGCTTCAGTGGCAATTCTTTCGGCAACAATAATTGCTTATTTACCAGGTCAAGTTGAACAACGCAATCAATATGGTTCTTCAATGCTACAACTATATAATAGCGCTATTAGCCCCTGAATAATGTTATTTACTTCTGTTGCCTTAGGGATTAGTCAAGGTAGCAAGTCTTTAATCAGTTATAGTTATGGGGCCAAACAGTATCATAAGATTTATCAAATTTCATGACGAAGCTATATTTTAGTCACGGGGTGATTAGTTATAGTCTTTTTCATTTGTCTCTTGTTTGCTCCTAGTTTAATGCGTGTTTTTGCCTTTCCTCCCGAAAATGTGAGTGAGGTTCGTTGATGGGTTGTTTTGATGATGATGAGTTTTCCTTTAGCTGGAATTTCTTTTACCGCAACAACTTTATTCCAAGGGATTAATAAAACAAGATTAGCCACTATTGTTTCATCGTTACGTGCAATTATTATCTTACCGATTCTAGTTATTATTGGCTATTTTATTGCGCATGCTTTTGATGATGGAACAACTTATAGTAACTGATATTATTTTTTAGTAATTGGTTTAAATGATTTAATTTCAGGGGTAATTGTTGGGATTATTTTAGCTGTTTTTTTATCGAAACGTAAGAATTCGTTTTTAAAAAAACCGCCCGCACAAACTGAACCAGCCTTAATTTAAAGCGTTTTTACAACCTATGACTTGGGAATTTAGTATAATATTATATACTGTGCCTATAATAAAAGCAAGAAAATTTAGAAATTTTTTGATTTTTGTAGTATAATATTAATGTACGGGTAAAAATTAATACAGGGGGTTAAACTATGAATAATCAAAGCAAAGGTAGCGGAAATGTTAGTGAATCAAAACCAGGGCCATTAATTAATAATAAGTTAGTTGATAATGTAAAGATGGCAAATAATAAACCAATTGGCCAAAATAATTCACAAACATTTGCAAATAGAGCAAATGCAAGTACAGGGATAAAAACAAATCAAGGGATTAATAGTAACGGACCACAACCAGGATCAAACCAAGTAAATGGTGCTGGAAAACCAATGAGACCTAGTGATCCAGTTAAAACGACAGTTGAGAATAAGCCTGTAAATCAAAGACAGACAACAGGTCAAACGGTACAGACAACAGGTCAACCAAAAGCACCAGGTCAAAATAGTAACAATGATTTAATTAATCAATTGGTGCAAGAAAATCAAATGCTAAAAAATCAACAACAAAATAATGTTGTTCCTGGTTTTAATAATGGTTATTTAACACCACTATCTAATCCAGCGCAATACCCAGCCCCAAGAATGCCAATTATGGGCGATCCATATAATCAATTTATGGGTCAACAATTATTTTCACAATATGCACAACAAGGTCGTGTTCCTGGTTTTAATCAAATGGGGATGGGTGGTCCTGAGCAATCAATTCACTATAACAAACCAATTTATCAAGCTATTGTTTATCAACCTTATGTTTTACCAGCCATTAATAATGGTCAACAAAATAATATGCATGGTATGAACATGTATGATGTTAATCCTCAAAATTTAGCATTTAATCCGATAAACCTTGCTTATGGTCAACAACAAAATAATCCATATTATTTAAATGTTCAACCAACTAACCAATTCCAACCTGGTCCAGGATATCAACAGTATCCACAACAAAATTATTACCAACCAAACCAACCAGGTGTGATTGGTCAAAATCCAATCAATATAGACCGTAATTCACAATCGTTTGGTTTAGAAAACCAAGGAAATAAATTTGATAACTATAATGATAGTTTAGGAGCAGATAATCATTTTGCAATTATGAATCCAGAATTATCAAGCAAAGAAGATTATATTGATCAATGAAACGATGTTAATGAGATGGATAATGAATTTATTAATGATGAAAATCAATATTATTCAGATAATTATGAAAATGATGATAATTACCCAGTTAATTACAATGATGGTTATGATCAAGATTTAAATTACGATAATTATGATAATTTAAGTCCAGAAAACAATGCATTATTAACTAAAAAAGAATTACGAGCCAATGCAAAAGCAAAAAAAGTATGAGAAAGAGAACAAAAACGTGCCAATAAGAAGAAATTACCTTTATGAGCTAAAATTATAATTAGTTTATTAGTAATCTTAGTAGTTGCAGTCGGAGTCTTAACAATTGTTTACTTCAATGTTCCGGCGTTCCAAGAAATTGTAAATGGGTGATTTGGAATTACTAAAACCTTTAACCCATGATTCTAAAGATATTAGCAATAATATCTTTTTTTATTATTTTAAGTAATAAAAAAACTAGACAGGAGTATGTCTAGTTCATAACTATTATTATAATTAATTTTATTTTTTAAAGGGTTTAAAAATATGAAAAATTTATATTAATTTTAGGGTTTAGTTGTTGTATTTTTTTTAATTTATTGATTTTACTGGTGGTAGTTGTACTACTTTAATTAAGAAAAATCATAAAACAAAGCCTAAAATTACTAATAATGGACTTGTTAAAAAATTATTTTGTTGTTGAGAACTAATTTTTTTAGCAATTGGGGCCAAAAATATTTCTTGTTCATTTTTTTCAATTACAACTGTTTCATTATTATTGATAATCGCATTATTTTCATTAATTTCATTAATAATAATAAAGGCTTGCTCATAATCATTATTATTAAAAATATTTCATAAAACTTGTGAAGTTGATTTTGGGGTAAACAGACCAAAAGATAGTTTAATTTTATATAAAATCTGTAAAAACTTTTTTTTCATTGTTCTCACCCCTTTAATACCCTAATATTAACATAAAAAAGATAAAAATAGCAATAGTTTTTTAATCATTTTAAGTGATTTTATTTACCAAATAGGGTAATATTGAATAGTAAATTAACATTAAGAGGAGAGTATTATGAAACAATATTTGAAAATGGTTGAATTTGTTTTAGCAAATGGCCAAGAAAAAGCAGATCGGACTGCAACAGGAACAATTTCATATTTTGGATATCAGATGCGTTTTAACTTAAAAGAGGGGTTTCCGTTATTGACAACAAAGAAAATTCACTTTAAGTCAGTAGTCCACGAATTATTATGGTTTATTGCGGGAGATACAAACATTAAATATTTAGTTGATAATGATGTTCGAATTTGAAATGAATGACCATATGAAAAATTTAAAAAATCACAAGAATATAATAATGAAACATTAGCCGAATTTGTTGAAAAAATTAAAACTGATGGCGAATTTGCTAAACGCCATGGTGATTTAGGGCCAGTTTATGGTAAACAATGACGTAATTTTAATGGGGTTGATCAATTAGCCCAATTAATTGAAAATATTAAAAGTAATCCGTTTTCTCGTCGCCATATCATTAGTGCATGGAATCCAGCGGAAATTAACAAGATGGCTTTACCACCATGTCATACATTAATGCAATTTTATGTTTCAGAAGATAAGAAACTAAGTTGTCAATTATATCAACGTAGCGCTGATGTTTTTTTAGGGGTGCCATTTAATATTGCTAGCTATGCTTTATTAACTTATTTAATTGCCCAAGTAACAGGGTTAGAACCTGGTGATTTTGTTCACAGTATTGGGGATTGCCATATTTATCAAAACCATTTATCACAAGTAAATGAACAACTTACGCGAACACCACGCACATTACCAACATTAAAATTAAATCAGAACATTAATTCGTTATTTGATTTTAAATATGAGGATATTACTTTAGAAAACTATGATCCAGCCCCTTTAATTAAAGGAGCTGTCGCAGTCTAATGATAAAATTACTATGAGCAATGGATGAAAATCATTTAATTGGGGCGGATAATAAATTACCTTGACATTTAAAAGAAGAATTAGCCCATTTTAAAGCAACAACCTTGGGAAAAACAATTTTGTTTGGGCGTAAAACTTATGAGGGGATTGGTAAAAAATTACCTAATCGTAAAATTGTTTTATTAACCCATCAAAAAGATTATAAAATTGATGACGTTGATGTTGAAGTTATTAATAATTTTGATAATATTATAGAGAAATATAGTAAAAATCCAACAAATGAAATTTTAATTTGTGGGGGCAAAAAAGTCTATGAGGATTTTTTACCCTATGCAGATATGTTAATTATCTCAGAAATTAAAGGACAATATGCTGGAGATACCTATTTTCCTGGCTTTGATATAACGGCTTTTCAACAAATAAGTGAAGTTGTTAAACCCGGTTTTATTATAAAAGAATATATTAGGAAGGAAGAAAATTAGATGATTAATGGCTGAAAAGTCTTTCTATCTTTGCCACGCTTTTTAAGAACTTTAACAAAATCAAAAAGTATGGCTAAAAAAGTAAAGCGAGACCCCAATTTAGTAACAGAAGAATATCGCTATCATTGATTACAAAAAAAATGTCGTTATTTTTTATGACTTTTTGATATTAAATTAATTGTTCACAATCGTGATAATTGAATTGATAAAGGATGTTTAATGGTTGCAAACCACCAATCGAACATTGATCCAGGAATTTTATTTAGTTTAAATGATTTTAGTAAAACAGCTCCATGTGCTTTTATTGCGAAATTGGAATTACAAAATGATAAAATTTTTAAACGATTTTTATCATTAATTGATGTTTTATTCTTAGATCGTAAAAATCCTCGTCAAGCATTAGAAGTAATGCAAGAGGCAAATGAGTTAATTCGAATTCCCCGCACAATGGTGATTTTTCCAGAAGGAACTCGTAGCCATTCCGAAGAAATCGGGGAATTTCAAGCTGGGAGTTTTAAAATTGCCCAAAAAGCCCATGTCCCAATTATTCCAGTATCAATCGTAAATTCATATCGTGTTTTAAATAAAAAAGCAAAGAAAAAAGGACGTAAATATGTTCATATTGTTTTTCATAAACCAATTAAACCAGATACGTTTATGACAAAACCAACTGATCTAATTGCCAATAATGTTAAACAAATCATTCAAAAAGGCCTTGATCAATTTGGCAATGTTGATGATAAAAAAGCATACCATGAATATAAAAAAGAATTAAAGAAAAAAAGTTAGGATAGATAATATGGATATTTTAAATTTCATTGAAAAAAAGAAAAATGGTCAAGAATTAACAAAAGAAGAAATTCATTATTTAATTTCTGAATATACAAATGGGATTATTCCCGACTATCAAATGGCGGCTTTTTTGATGGCGGTTTATTTTCAATCAATGTCAGCCAAAGAAATCTTTTATTTAACTGAGGCAATGGTTAATTCAGGGGAAACATATGACTTATCACAAATCCCTGGTTTTAAAGTGGATAAACATTCTTCTGGGGGTGTTGGTGATAAAGTTTCATTAATTTATGGACCTCTTGTAGCTTCATTTGGCTTAAAAGTTGCGAAAATTTCTGGTCGTGGTTTTGGTCATACTGGAGGCACAATTGATAAATTAGAAAGTTTTCCAGGATTTAAAACTAATTTTACTTTCGATGAGTTTGTTAAAATCATTGAAAAAACTAATATGTCAATTATTTCTCAATCACAAGAAATTGTTCCTGCTGATAAAAAAATTTATCAATTACGGGATGTAACAGGAACTTCTGATTCATTGCCATTAATTGCTTCAAGTGTAATGTGTAAAAAAATTGCCACAGGAAGTGATGGGATTGTTTTAGATGTTAAAAGTGGTAGTGGGGCTTTATTAAAAAGTAATTCAGAAGCTCGTGAATTAGCTCAGATTATGATTGAATTAGGTTTGGATTTTAATAAAAAAGTTGCAGTTATTATTACCAATATGTCCCAACCATTAGGACATACGATTGGTAATTTAATTGAAATTTTTGAGGTTTTAGAAGTACTACAAGGACGAGGGCCACAAGATTTAATTTATATTAGTTGTAAAGTAGCAGCTTTAAGTCTTTGCCAAGGGGGGATTTTTGATAATCTAGATGAAGCCTTTGCTGCTTGTGAAACGCGTTTAAAAACCCCAGAGCCATTAAATTATTTTAAAGCTTTTATTAAAGAACAAGGGGGAGATTTATCAATTATTGAAAATATAACCACAATTGAAAATTTATTAAAAGTAAGTAATGTAATTGAAATTAAAGCAAAACAAGATGGTTATTTAGAAATCTTTAATACTAGTGAACTTGGGTTCTTAGCTTCGCGTTTAGGAGCTGGGCGTAGCGAAATGACCGATGAAATTGATCATGGAGCAGGAATTTATTTAAATAAAAAACATGGTGATGTCGTTAAAAAAGATGAAGTTATTATGACATTATACACGAATCGTTACCCAACCCAAGTAATTTATGAATGACCAGATAAAATTTATCGGATTGTTGAAAAAGCTCCAAAAGAACAAGAACTAATTTATGACATTATTCAATAATTAATAACAGACTTTGAGTATATCAAATAAAATGATATACTCTTTTTTGGCAGTTATTATTTTTAATCAAAATATTTCATTATTGCAAAAATATCGTTATTATTTAATTAAAGAGATTATTAACTAAGAAAGGAAAATTGGCAATGGAGCGCTATGAAGTTAATTTAGAACAATTTACTGGCCCATTAGATTTATTATTACATCTGATTAAGGGCAAAGAACTTGATATTTTTACAATTAGTTTAGCGCAATTGACCGATCAATTTACTGGTTATTTAGCTAATGTTAATGACCTTAATATTGAAATGGCATCAGAGTATTTGTTGATGGCCAGTTATTTAGTTGAAATTAAGACTAAGTTATTAATTCCAAAACAAGAAGTGGAAATTGAAGATAACTACGAAACTGATTTACGCAATGAATTAATTGCCCGATTATTAGAATACAAAAAAATTAAAGAAGTAACAAAGTATTTTAAAGCACAACATGAACAAGGTCGCCAGTATTTGTCAAAACCAAAAACAATTATTAAAGGTAACAAAGTTCCTGATGAACAATTACCATTATCTCCAAAAATTAATGTTGATAAATTAGCTAATACTTTTTTAAAAATGCTGGAACGAATTAATTTACAACGTCCCTTACAATCAAATATTGTGATTAGCGAAGTGTCTCCAGAAGATATGGCGGTTAAAATTGTCCAGTTAATGGGGGTGACAACAAAGACATGATTACTAGAAGAATTATTAAGTCATTTTGAACCAACTCTACAAATATTTGTTGCTTGTTTTATTGCTTTACTTGATTTAGCGCGAAGTCAAAAAATTGTGATCGAACAATCAGATCATTTAGAACAAATTTATCTTACTTTTCAGGAGTAACAAGGAGGAAAACAGATGAATAATGCAGAAAAAATCGCTTTATTAGAAGGTTTATTATTTTTAGTTGGCGATGAAGGAATTATGTTAGATGAAATTTGTGAAGTTTTAGAGTTAGAACCAAATGAAGTAACGTTATTATTAACTGAGTTAGAAAAAGAGTATCAACAAAATACTCGTCGTGGTTTTATTATTACCAAATTTGCCAAAAAATACCGCTTAACAACCAAAAAAGAATATTATAGTTTTTATTTAAAATTAGCTAATAATAAATTTGAAAGTAAACTATCACAAGCCGCGTTAGAAACATTGGCGATAATTGCCTATCGGGGACCAATTTCTAAACCAGAAATTGAGGATTTACGGGGCGTTAATTCCGATAATGTTATTCACAAATTAAAAGCACGTGAATTAATTAAAGAAGTTGGTAAAAGTGAAATTGCTGGGAAACCAATGAACTATCAAGTAACCGAAGAATTTTTAAAGGTTTTTAAATTATCATCGTTATCAGAGTTACCAGAATTGCAAGAAACAAAATTAGAAGATGATGAGGAGTTATTTAAATAAGATGGAACGTTTACAGAAAGTTATTGCCAATTCGGGCTATTGTTCCCGACGAAAAGCAGAAGAGTTAATTTCCGCTGGGAAAGTAACAGTTAATGGGGTGGTTACAAGTGAGCTAGGAATAAAAGTTGGACCATACGATAAAATTGCAATTAATAATAAACCATTGCAAAATATTAACCGTGAAAAAGTTTATATTATGTTAAATAAACCACGAAATTGTGTGTCAACAATGTCTGATCCCCAGCATCGTCGGACAGTATTAAGCTATATTCAAGGGATTTCCCAACGAATTTATCCAGTTGGTCGTTTAGACTATGATACTAGTGGGTTATTGTTATTAACAAATGATGGTGATTTTGCTAATATTATTACTCATCCTAGCCATGTTGTTGATAAAACATACCATGTTTTAATTAATGGGGCCATTAGCAAAACAGAATTACAACAATTAGCGCGTGGGGTGGAAATTGAACCAGGAATAATTTCTAGTCCGGCAACGGTAAAATTATTAAACTATGCTGACAAAACAAATAATGCTGTTGTTAGTTTGACAATTCATGAAGGAAAAAAACATCAAGTTAAAAGGATGCTAAGTGCGGTTGGCAAAGAAGTTTTAAAATTAAAACGCGTTGCAATTGCCTTTTTAGAATTAGATGAAACACTTCGTCCTGGGGAATGAAGGCATTTAAAACCAAAAGAAGTTAAACGCTTTTTTGGGTTAGGTGTGATAGCAAAACCGAAAAACAATTAGTGGAGGATTAAATAAATGAAAATTACGTTAGCGGGTGTTGTTGGAGTTGGTAAATCAACAATTAGCCAAATGCTAGGAGCAAAACATAATTATCTTGTCATGGATGAACCAGTTGAAGAAAATCCTTATCTAGATGCATATTATCAAGACCCAAAAGCAATGGCCTTTAAAATGCAAGTATATATGGTAATGGCTCGTAGTAAACAGTTAAAACAGGCCAAAATTACCCCAAATATTATTTTTGATCGTAGTATTTTAGAAGATGCAATTTTTGTTGATGTTCTTTATGAACTAGGTTATATGAATGAAGTTGATTATAAAGTCTATATGGAATTTTATAATATTGTTGTATTAGAAAGCTTATATTTAGATGACCAAATTAAACCAGATTTAGTTGTTTATTTACAAGTTGATCCGAGCATTGCGATTGAACGGATTAAAAAAAGAGGGCGTGCCAGTGAGCAAGCAGTTGATAAGGCATACTGAATTTTACTAAACCAAAAATATGAAGAATGATATCAAAAAATTAAAGATAAATTCAATGTTTTAATTATTAATGCCAATAAGAAAACCCCAGAAGAAATTGTTAGTTTAATTGAAAAGGAAATAAAATAAAAGGATTTATTAGTATAATAAATCCTTTTATTTTATTCAAATTAAGCTTGACCAAGTCCTTTTTCTTTTCAAATAGCCATTACTTTTTCTTTACCTTCTGTTTCTAAAATTGTTTTATATTCTAAATAACGTTCTTGGCATTCCTTGATTTCTTTTAAAGCTTGGTCTAAACCACTTCAACCATTAATGTGTACTTCTTTTTTTTGCAAGGCTTTATATTGTAAAAAGAAGTTTTCAATTTCATCCTTTAGATGCTGAGGAATGTCATCTAATGTTTTTATATGTTTAAAACGCGGATCATCATTAACAACACCAATTAGTTTAGTATCAATTTCACCATTATCAATCATATTAATTGTTCCTAAAACACGAATATTAATTTGACAACCTGGGACAGTTGGATAAGTAATTAATGAAATGACATCTAATGGGTCACCATCTCAGTCTAATGTATTTTCAATAAATCCATACTCACCTGGATAAAAATTAGCCCCATATAAGACACGATCTAAGAAGATACGACCAGTTTTACTATCATATTCATATTTGTTGGCGCTACCCTTGGGAATTTCAATAATAACGGGTACGATGTTATCTTTTTTCATTTTTTTCCTTCTTTCTTTTTAATTCTAAATATTAATATAACATATATAATTAAATTATATTACGAAATTGCCATTTATCTTTCGAAAAAAATCAGTTATAATTAAT
The Spiroplasma chrysopicola DF-1 genome window above contains:
- a CDS encoding peroxiredoxin: MDLKTTKLLFSDNIEHLLSEFQQAKGYIIYFFPKANTSACTLETVEYNRLYDQFMQAGYSVIGVSRDVPKKQQQFKLSNNIKFPLVCDVDSQLCNTFNVLKQKKMFNNTFMGIERSTFMLDNDFNILHEWRNVKAVEHISDVLKLI
- a CDS encoding dihydrofolate reductase, with the protein product MIKLLWAMDENHLIGADNKLPWHLKEELAHFKATTLGKTILFGRKTYEGIGKKLPNRKIVLLTHQKDYKIDDVDVEVINNFDNIIEKYSKNPTNEILICGGKKVYEDFLPYADMLIISEIKGQYAGDTYFPGFDITAFQQISEVVKPGFIIKEYIRKEEN
- a CDS encoding inorganic diphosphatase, which translates into the protein MKKDNIVPVIIEIPKGSANKYEYDSKTGRIFLDRVLYGANFYPGEYGFIENTLDWDGDPLDVISLITYPTVPGCQINIRVLGTINMIDNGEIDTKLIGVVNDDPRFKHIKTLDDIPQHLKDEIENFFLQYKALQKKEVHINGWSGLDQALKEIKECQERYLEYKTILETEGKEKVMAIWKEKGLGQA
- a CDS encoding pseudouridine synthase, which encodes MERLQKVIANSGYCSRRKAEELISAGKVTVNGVVTSELGIKVGPYDKIAINNKPLQNINREKVYIMLNKPRNCVSTMSDPQHRRTVLSYIQGISQRIYPVGRLDYDTSGLLLLTNDGDFANIITHPSHVVDKTYHVLINGAISKTELQQLARGVEIEPGIISSPATVKLLNYADKTNNAVVSLTIHEGKKHQVKRMLSAVGKEVLKLKRVAIAFLELDETLRPGEWRHLKPKEVKRFFGLGVIAKPKNN
- the scpB gene encoding SMC-Scp complex subunit ScpB → MNNAEKIALLEGLLFLVGDEGIMLDEICEVLELEPNEVTLLLTELEKEYQQNTRRGFIITKFAKKYRLTTKKEYYSFYLKLANNKFESKLSQAALETLAIIAYRGPISKPEIEDLRGVNSDNVIHKLKARELIKEVGKSEIAGKPMNYQVTEEFLKVFKLSSLSELPELQETKLEDDEELFK
- a CDS encoding segregation and condensation protein A, whose protein sequence is MERYEVNLEQFTGPLDLLLHLIKGKELDIFTISLAQLTDQFTGYLANVNDLNIEMASEYLLMASYLVEIKTKLLIPKQEVEIEDNYETDLRNELIARLLEYKKIKEVTKYFKAQHEQGRQYLSKPKTIIKGNKVPDEQLPLSPKINVDKLANTFLKMLERINLQRPLQSNIVISEVSPEDMAVKIVQLMGVTTKTWLLEELLSHFEPTLQIFVACFIALLDLARSQKIVIEQSDHLEQIYLTFQE
- a CDS encoding thymidine phosphorylase; translated protein: MDILNFIEKKKNGQELTKEEIHYLISEYTNGIIPDYQMAAFLMAVYFQSMSAKEIFYLTEAMVNSGETYDLSQIPGFKVDKHSSGGVGDKVSLIYGPLVASFGLKVAKISGRGFGHTGGTIDKLESFPGFKTNFTFDEFVKIIEKTNMSIISQSQEIVPADKKIYQLRDVTGTSDSLPLIASSVMCKKIATGSDGIVLDVKSGSGALLKSNSEARELAQIMIELGLDFNKKVAVIITNMSQPLGHTIGNLIEIFEVLEVLQGRGPQDLIYISCKVAALSLCQGGIFDNLDEAFAACETRLKTPEPLNYFKAFIKEQGGDLSIIENITTIENLLKVSNVIEIKAKQDGYLEIFNTSELGFLASRLGAGRSEMTDEIDHGAGIYLNKKHGDVVKKDEVIMTLYTNRYPTQVIYEWPDKIYRIVEKAPKEQELIYDIIQ
- the thyA gene encoding thymidylate synthase, with amino-acid sequence MKQYLKMVEFVLANGQEKADRTATGTISYFGYQMRFNLKEGFPLLTTKKIHFKSVVHELLWFIAGDTNIKYLVDNDVRIWNEWPYEKFKKSQEYNNETLAEFVEKIKTDGEFAKRHGDLGPVYGKQWRNFNGVDQLAQLIENIKSNPFSRRHIISAWNPAEINKMALPPCHTLMQFYVSEDKKLSCQLYQRSADVFLGVPFNIASYALLTYLIAQVTGLEPGDFVHSIGDCHIYQNHLSQVNEQLTRTPRTLPTLKLNQNINSLFDFKYEDITLENYDPAPLIKGAVAV
- a CDS encoding deoxynucleoside kinase; its protein translation is MKITLAGVVGVGKSTISQMLGAKHNYLVMDEPVEENPYLDAYYQDPKAMAFKMQVYMVMARSKQLKQAKITPNIIFDRSILEDAIFVDVLYELGYMNEVDYKVYMEFYNIVVLESLYLDDQIKPDLVVYLQVDPSIAIERIKKRGRASEQAVDKAYWILLNQKYEEWYQKIKDKFNVLIINANKKTPEEIVSLIEKEIK
- a CDS encoding MATE family efflux transporter; the encoded protein is MKILSQNELKLRYENLWKAVFIYSLPTIFVMTISASYPLIDKLISLAFVTQNVLDYQPYLEWYKNNINVNNGILSEQIAKEFVNIATQVSSQIYNLLFSFAVLTALGASISFSYRYGQVNREEAKIISGNSMTITVLFSLFAGLFVFTLVYPKWDNIIIFIQLSKKGAWIIQDLTWRYIWPMLIASPLMFINFLLLTLLGADGKGKWAALITVLSIPINAVFAIIFVKAGHLLLEGAILGTIVSWAISIAISMTIIYKNHDSYLRFRWHDLYILKKNNLKKIFQLGLPSFLNNLAIASVAILSATIIAYLPGQVEQRNQYGSSMLQLYNSAISPWIMLFTSVALGISQGSKSLISYSYGAKQYHKIYQISWRSYILVTGWLVIVFFICLLFAPSLMRVFAFPPENVSEVRWWVVLMMMSFPLAGISFTATTLFQGINKTRLATIVSSLRAIIILPILVIIGYFIAHAFDDGTTYSNWYYFLVIGLNDLISGVIVGIILAVFLSKRKNSFLKKPPAQTEPALI
- a CDS encoding lysophospholipid acyltransferase family protein — its product is MINGWKVFLSLPRFLRTLTKSKSMAKKVKRDPNLVTEEYRYHWLQKKCRYFLWLFDIKLIVHNRDNWIDKGCLMVANHQSNIDPGILFSLNDFSKTAPCAFIAKLELQNDKIFKRFLSLIDVLFLDRKNPRQALEVMQEANELIRIPRTMVIFPEGTRSHSEEIGEFQAGSFKIAQKAHVPIIPVSIVNSYRVLNKKAKKKGRKYVHIVFHKPIKPDTFMTKPTDLIANNVKQIIQKGLDQFGNVDDKKAYHEYKKELKKKS